One genomic segment of Suncus etruscus isolate mSunEtr1 chromosome 15, mSunEtr1.pri.cur, whole genome shotgun sequence includes these proteins:
- the EEF2 gene encoding elongation factor 2: MVNFTVDQIRAIMDKKANIRNMSVIAHVDHGKSTLTDSLVCKAGIIASARAGETRFTDTRKDEQERCITIKSTAISLFYELSENDLNFIKQSKDGSGFLINLIDSPGHVDFSSEVTAALRVTDGALVVVDCVSGVCVQTETVLRQAIAERIKPVLMMNKMDRALLELQLEPEELYQTFQRIVENVNVIISTYGEGESGPMGNIMIDPVLGTVGFGSGLHGWAFTLKQFAEMYVAKFAAKGEGQLGPAERAKKVEDMMKKLWGDRYFDPANGKFSKSATSPDGKKLPRTFCQLILDPIFKVFDAIMNFKKEETAKLIEKLDIKLDSEDKDKEGKPLLKAVMRRWLPAGDALLQMITIHLPSPVTAQKYRCELLYEGPPDDEAAMGIKSCDPKGPLMMYISKMVPTSDKGRFYAFGRVFSGLVSTGLKVRIMGPNYTPGKKEDLYLKPIQRTILMMGRYVEPIEDVPCGNIVGLVGVDQFLVKTGTITTFEHAHNMRVMKFSVSPVVRVAVEAKNPADLPKLVEGLKRLAKSDPMVQCIIEESGEHIIAGAGELHLEICLKDLEEDHACIPIKKSDPVVSYRETVSEESNVLCLSKSPNKHNRLYMKARPFPDGLAEDIDKGEVSARQELKQRARYLAEKYEWDVAEARKIWCFGPDGTGPNILTDITKGVQYLNEIKDSVVAGFQWATKEGALCEENMRGVRFDVHDVTLHADAIHRGGGQIIPTARRCLYASVLTAQPRLMEPIYLVEIQCPEQVVGGIYGVLNRKRGHVFEEAQVAGTPMFVVKAYLPVNESFGFTADLRSNTGGQAFPQCVFDHWQILPGDPFDNSSRPSQVVAETRKRKGLKEGIPALDNFLDKL, encoded by the exons GTGAACTTCACGGTAGACCAGATCCGGGCCATCATGGACAAGAAGGCCAACATTCGGAACATGTCCGTCATTGCCCACGTGGACCACGGCAAGTCCACGCTGACCGACTCCTTGGTGTGCAAGGCTGGCATCATCGCGTCGGCCCGCGCCGGTGAGACCCGCTTCACCGACACCCGCAAGGACGAACAGGAGCGCTGCATCACCATCAAGTCCAC GGCCATCTCGCTCTTCTACGAGCTGTCCGAGAATGATCTGAACTTCATCAAGCAGAGCAAAGACGGCTCCGGCTTCCTCATCAACCTCATCGACTCCCCAGGCCACGTAGACTTTTCGTCCGAGGTCACGGCCGCGCTGCGAGTCACAGACGGTGCCCTGGTGGTGGTGGACTGCGTGTCAG gtgtgtgtgtgcagaCGGAGACGGTGCTGCGTCAGGCCATTGCTGAGCGCATCAAGCCGGTGCTGATGATGAACAAGATGGACCGTGCGCTGCTGGAGCTGCAGCTAGAGCCTGAGGAGCTGTACCAGACGTTCCAGCGCATTGTGGAGAACGTGAACGTCATCATCTCCACCTACGGCGAAGGCGAGAGCGGCCCCATGGGCAACATCATG ATTGACCCAGTCCTCGGCACCGTGGGCTTTGGCTCAGGTCTCCATGGCTGGGCCTTCACCCTCAAGCAGTTTGCCGAGATGTATGTGGCCAAATTTGCCGCCAAGGGCGAGGGCCAGCTGGGGCCTGCGGAGCGGGCCAAGAAAGTGGAGGACATGATGAAGAAGCTGTGGGGTGACCG GTACTTTGATCCTGCCAATGGCAAATTCAGCAAATCGGCCACCAGCCCTGATGGCAAGAAACTGCCCCGGACCTTCTGCCAGCTCATCCTGGACCCCATCTTTAAG gtattCGATGCCATCATGAACTTCAAGAAGGAGGAGACAGCCAAGTTGATCGAGAAACTGGATATTAAGCTGGACAGCGAAGACAAGGACAAGGAGGGCAAGCCTCTGCTCAAG GCTGTGATGCGCCGCTGGCTGCCCGCTGGGGACGCGCTGCTGCAGATGATCACTATCCACCTGCCCTCACCTGTCACCGCCCAGAAGTACCGCTGCGAGCTGCTATACGAGGGGCCCCCCGACGACGAGGCTGCCATGG GCATCAAGAGCTGTGACCCCAAGGGGCCCCTGATGATGTACATCTCCAAGATGGTGCCCACCTCCGACAAGGGCCGCTTCTACGCCTTCGGCCGCGTCTTCTCAGGGCTGGTGTCCACCGGCCTCAAGGTCCGCATCATGGGGCCCAACTACACCCCTGGGAAGAAAGAGGACCTGTACCTTAAACCCATCCAGAG GACGATCCTGATGATGGGCCGCTACGTGGAGCCCATTGAAGACGTGCCGTGCGGGAACATCGTGGGGCTGGTGGGTGTGGACCAGTTCCTGGTGAAGACGGGCACCATCACCACCTTCGAGCATGCGCACAACATGCGTGTCATGAAGTTCAGCGTCAGCCCCGTAGTGCGTGTGGCTGTGGAGGCCAAGAACCCCGCTGACCTGCCCAAGCTGGTGGAGGGCCTGAAGCGGTTGGCCAAGTCGGACCCTATGGTGCAG TGCATCATTGAGGAGTCTGGGGAACACATCATCGCGGGCGCCGGTGAGCTGCACCTGGAGATCTGCCTGAAGGACCTGGAGGAGGACCATGCCTGCATCCCCATCAAG AAATCGGACCCCGTGGTGTCTTACCGGGAGACGGTGAGCGAGGAGTCGAACGTGCTGTGCCTGTCCAAGTCCCCCAACAAGCACAACCGGCTGTACATGAAGGCGCGACCCTTCCCCGACGGCCTGGCCGAGGACATCGACAAGGGTGAGGTATCTGCGCGTCAGGAACTCAAGCAGCGGGCGCGCTACCTGGCCGAGAAGTACGAGTGGGACGTGGCCGAGGCCCGCAAGATCTGGTGCTTCGGGCCCGACGGCACTGGCCCCAACATCCTCACTGACATCACCAAGGGTGTGCAGTACCTCAACGAGATCAAGGACAGCGTAGTGGCCGGCTTCCAGTGGGCCACCAAGGAG GGAGCACTTTGCGAGGAGAACATGAGGGGTGTGCGCTTCGACGTGCACGATGTGACTCTCCATGCTGATGCCATCCACCGTGGGGGTGGCCAGATCATCCCCACAGCCCGGCGCTGCCTGTATGCCAGTGTGCTCACTGCGCAGCCCCGCCTCATGGAGCCCATTTACCTGGTGGAGATCCAG TGTCCAGAACAGGTGGTCGGAGGCATCTACGGGGTACTCAATAGGAAGCGAGGCCACGTCTTTGAGGAGGCCCAGGTGGCTGGCACCCCCATGTTCGTGGTGAAGGCATACCTGCCTGTCAACGAGTCTTTTG GCTTCACAGCTGACTTGCGCTCCAACACGGGTGGCCAGGCCTTCCCCCAGTGTGTCTTCGACCACTGGCAGATCCTGCCCGGCGACCCCTTCGACAACAGCAGCCGCCCCAGCCAGGTGGTGGCCGAGACACGCAAGCGCAAAGGCCTCAAGGAGGGGATCCCTGCCCTGGACAACTTCCTGGACAAGCTGTGA